The genomic segment AGGCGGCTGCAGTGTTTTCTGACAAGTGACAGCTCCTCAGTTCGTCTCACATCCATTCTTCATATTCCGTTACTCACACATGTTTAAAATATAAGGGAAACGAGGTCGTTTGCTGGGTGGTACTGTGGAGGTGCTCTCTCACATTTGACCTACTTTCTGACTGCACGATCCTTCCAAGCACGGACCGTTCATGGCTTTCTTGCTACGATGTCGTAAGTTTCAATATACGAGGTAAGTGACACGTGGGGCGGGGCTATAGGTTGTAGGAGGGCGATTTttcttgttgttttttttttttttttgggtcaaaagtcgACAGCAAATGTTTTCTCTGGGTTTTGGGGTTCTGATGGGCCATTATTCTTCTGACCCTTTTGGATGGGTAGTCGTGACAAgggtgaaaaaagaaaagtaaaaacttGGGGGACGATTTACTTTACcttttgtttcactaattttttgaGCACAAGAGAAGTAGAatgcctttcctttctttttcgtTTTTGGCACATCTAACGGCATACGCCCATTTAAATATTCCTAAACAGAATCTGCTAGTGCTAAATCAACCAACAACAAACGTTTAATGGACTCTTCATCAATACTACAATTTCAAGTTCAGCTTCACCTGAACTTGCGAGATAAACTGCGCAACTGTTTCCTTCTCTCAGCGGTATCTTCATTCATGCTTCTGTATTATGCAACATGATCCTCTCGGCTTCCGAGAGAAATGGACTTCCAAAGTAGGGAAATAGCAGCTCAAGGCATTCTCTTGCTCAagttctgttttcttttcttcgttCACTCCAGAATAAAACATGTGGCTTCTTTTCATCTGTTTCCCATACAAGTATTGCAAACTCATGCTGAGCTCTCATGAATTTGACTTGTATGTGACAATGCTAAAATTCATTCGAATCTCAGTAGAAACTCACTCACTCCTGTTAACAAGGTAACAAACATCTCTGATTGAATACGGATGCTCCTACGAGCAAGGATGACTATTACCTCCCCTTGTAGGAGAGGGGAGTACTGGTAATTGGTGCTTTCTCCTCTTTGAAAGGTTGAGTTGCTGGATCTGATACACTAGGCAATCTTGAGACACTGCCTTTCCCTCTCTTTGCATTTGGTCCAATCACCTCTATCATGTACTTCCATCCATCAATGGGTCTTCTTCGGCTAAATATGTGAGTTTTAATAAAACTTGCAATCTGCATAAGAATAATATTTGTTAAGATTAGAAACTGCAACCaacatcccaaaaaaaaaaaaaaaaagatggtaaCGAGAGTGCCATGCTATGCTATTGAAAATTCTTCGACAAAGTAAAAACAAGTCTGATCAACACTGAACTGTTTACAAACCAAACTACTAGCTTAATGAGTCCAGACTAAAGCATGCAACACTAAAGAATCCTAGACGCTTAAAAATGTGGCAGTACTCAAAAAACAAAACGAGAAAGGAAATCATACTAGACAATTGAATCCAACAAGTGAAGATCATAAAATGAGCTTTTACGAGCTGACTCAGCTGAAAACAGTTCAGCTGCCAATCTTCTTAATAGAAGGTGGGACCGCCACCAACAGCTAAAGCTAGATTTCACCAAACTTTGCACGGTAGAAGAATTAGCCACCACTACTTGGGTAAAATATCAGACAAAAGAATGCcaatttcatttgcatcatgcTGCTTACAACAGAGTTACAAGTCTAAAGAGTCGTCGTCAGAATATGCTAATTTGATATCATGACCAAATTATACACACCTGGAACTTGTTGAATGCAATTCGGCGCTCAAATTCTTGAAGCAGAATGTCTTCTTCTCTTTGTGTCATTTGCCAAATATTCCCATCTTGAGCTCTTGACGTTGTTTCCCATCCATCAGGCTTATTTTTGAACTCTGTGCTAGGAATTTTAGTATTATTTAAATCATCACCGGGAGAATCAAATATCCTGCATTTGTTTAACCAAAGGAGTATAGTTAAGGTCTCCAATCTTCAAACTTTCATGACAAAAGAGCTCGACATAGGCAAAAACCTTAATAATATCAAGAAAATTTGGGCATAAAAGTCTTCATGTGGATTAGAGTTATTAACGAGAAATACACAACCCAGCGGCTATCTGAAGGTGTTCCAAAATAAGCATGAGATCATAAAGGCATAAACAATCTACTGAAACAAATAGCACAATGTCAGCATAAACTTAAGAAagactgaaatggaaaatgcaaaCATGTGCCTGCGTATAGATGCTTTTTATCTACTAAACCTCTTGCAAAAATTAACTTTTGATGATACATCCAATGACGGTCTCCTTCACttctttactcttttttttttttttttggtggcggggttggggggggggggggggtgtctCCCGACATGTGGCACAGTTTAATACTGAAAATGAAatataaaactaaaatttagcAAGATATAACAATTTGAACATTGTTAGACTCCGTGCCATCATGGGTAAGTATATGTTAAGCACAATTCTTTTTGCAAGCGGTTAAGGTTGGACATGGTTTTATGGCTATGCTTTTAGCCCAAGGATGATTCGCTCGTTGTACATAAGCATGTCAGGCCGTTTTTTGCAGTGTTCAAGGAAGATATAATCCTTGAGATTTATGTTTAGCTAAAAATTTCATCTTGGACACGTAGTAAAACTAGAAAACCTAGCAGAAACAGCCAAAATAATTTGACAAACATAAATAAAGTCGATTTTAACCTGAACAATTAGGCAAAATCAGGAAACCAATTGCTCGAGTTCCTAATTCTGCACAGATaacatataaaaataaatagataaggGCAAGGAAGCATACTCTGAGCAGCTATCAAGCAATTTCTCAATGTCATCACCAGCACCAGAAATGGAATCCCCCAACCTAGCCTCCTCCATTTTCTCAATCTCCTTCGCCCATAGCCCGGCATGAACTCTCTGCTTCTTCAATCTATAATCCCTCTTGATATTCTCCAGCCTATAAAGCTCAGACGAAGCTCCAGCCGCCCCAGCACCAATTCCCTCTTTTTTAACCACCCCATCATTCTTATCCCCGTTAGTACTACTACTTCTGggcttcccttttctttgatcCCAGTTCTCGTTCATGTCCTCCACGAAAGCCTTGGTCTCAGAATCCATATCAAGATGGGAATTGTTAGGATTTTGAGAAGGGACGGTTTCAGCGGAGGAAAGTGAGAAGTTGACGTCTGTTTCCCATGGGGCTCGAGTCTTTCCCGCGAGGTCGTCGGGGAGCCAAGCTGTTTCCCATGCATCATTCCACTCGTCGTCGCCTGTTTTGGAGGTGGAGAAGTGACGAAACACGGTGGTGGTCGTGGTGGGGTTCAAAGGGGGGTTTTTCAGGAGGAAACAGAGCCTCCGGATTGGTGTCATTTTTGATTTCTTGAACATGGGATACAAATCCGGCGGACTGAAGTATACTTTTATGGAGGGGTTAATTTCGCTTTGTACCCTTTAGCTTTGGCTCCATTCCCACTTACGTCCTTAAACTTCAAAATAGGACATTTAGCTCCTTAAACTACAAAATTCATCCCATGAAAATATAATAGTCCTCGACGGAATGTAGAAAATCAACAGAATAAGTGGCAAATTCAGTTAATTAATTAGTATAGCCAAAATAGGAAAAATCGTTCGAAACATCtctcatattttgtaaaataatttttttacctttcacttttaaaagtgtaattttacatttcttacaaattcacattaatCAAATTTCGTTCCTACTTAGGTTTTCGACTAATTTTTAGTCGGAATCCAATCATATACCTTGCACGTGATTATTTTTTAgaggcaaaattatcaaattaaattttacataatctgattcatAGTTTCTCACGTTtcgtaaaatgaattttttcgtccctcacatttcatacaatgaatttttttatctctCATTGACCATGtgtatgaataatttttttttaatccatgCATATCTATGTGTTAATTTAAGCCGCTGCAGCACCCAAAGGCTCTCAATTCCAATTTTGATTAACTTTTCACCGAAATAAACAAAGAtccattttctaaaattttttatttccctCAGATGTGTCAGTATGTCATATGTCTACCTACTACAAAGATTgaccacatgcatctcatttaTTGACCAAATCATGCTTAAATCCACAtccttgagaattgcaaacaTTTTTCGCTCCGCTTAGCACAAGATCATGCAATTGCCGCAGATATATTTCAAACTGCCTAATTTTTGAATCAAATGAAAGGAATAATTCAGATCATGTCAAATAATAGAAAACTCAATAAAATTAGCAAGTGTTAAACGTGTGTTTAGAGATCCAATCTTCGTCGATGAAAAAATCCAACGAATTGAACTCTGGTTCCTTTCTCAAGTGGCGAGAAGCTTGTTCTTGGACGGGCTTAGACTAAGAATGCAGGTATGAGGAGTCGTTTAAAGGAGGGGCAGAATTGAGAAAGGAATAGGCTTGCAAGGATAAACCGAGCAAATTGCCCTTATTCAAAGTGAGCGTGCGAAACTCCcacctttctcttcttttttttttccggaaacgATAGATGTCATTTTATAAATCAAACTAACTTTACAATATCTGAGCAATGGCTCAAGCAACTGTACTAAGTGTACCAAGACACTTGAGGAGAGCCAAAAAATCTCTCCTCATCCCTACATATGCTTAAAGCATAATGACAGATGTGATTACATAAAGTCATATTAGAACTAGTCCTTTCTTCAAAAGAGCACATTTGAAACAGATTAGTTAAAGCTTGTATGTCTTCCACCAATGTAGCAGTATTTGGATTGTCTCCTTTCCCAAATTTCAGCAAGGCGATGAGCTGTTTGTTTGCATTGATGATTTTGATTCTCTGCCAGCTCAATTGTCTTGCTTTCAGAATTACCAGCCTTACTGCTTCCGCTTCGTCTTGAATATCCCTTCCCGAACTTCTTTCTACTAATTTCCATTTAGCTCTGATTCTCTCTCCAGCCTGCCTTGCTACAACACCAATTCCCAACTTCTTGCCCTCAGCTGATTTCTTGGTAGCTATTTGAAGTTCCATCAGGCCTTCCTCCACCCTTCCTTCCTCCCTTGAGCTTTCTCTAGCTTTATCTGTTTCTAGTgtacttttctcctttttccttaTCCCAGCTTCCTCATACTCCCACCTTTCTCATATTTTCTCATAGTAGGATTTCTCATTATCTCATGGTTTAGTAGAATTAAGGGTGCCATAGACGattttttgaatttaagtcgaaTAGATCCGAGATCAAAATAAGTTTTCTTCTCTAATGTTACTTGGAGCTCGCAACCCGGAATTTGCAATTACCAACAGTCAGAGAACACGATAAAATATACCTTTTTACAATGGCTACTTCTAGCCTTCGTTTTGTTGATTTAAAGAAAGAAACTTTCCTCAAGAAAAACTGCTCTTCTGTGAGAATTGCTTCATCTTCgccatcaataatcaatcttGGTTCTTGAGTTATACAACCATTCTAGTGTTTCACACATAATCTCTGAAATGACTCATTGGCGCAGGACTAATAAAGACATTGCAGGGAGCAGGATACACATCCTCCGCCATCACATCAAGATAGCCCTTATTAATCTCAAAGAAGATGGAAGAAGACTGAATGAAATAGAGGCTGAGATAGAACAAATTGTTAGGTTTCTGAAGAGACATGCTGGAGCTGAGAAGAGGAAGGACCAGTTTGAACAATACAGGGCCAAGAAGGTTGAAAAGGCATCTTGTGAGATGAGGATTGAAGATAACAATTCCAACCTAGAAAGAGAATTGAAGATGGTTGAAGGGTTGATTGGTTGGGTATGCCATGATTTTGAGGATATCATGGTCATGCATCTAGTGAACGAGGAATTCAACATTGGCAAGAAATTGGTTGCGTTCTTGATTCGTAGGCAGTACAATAACTTTAAAGAGGGATTAAAAGTCAGAGAATTGATCGATAAAGAAAGGTGCGAAAGAAATTGTAATTTGGTAGATTGTAACTTTTTTCCTCCAGTTTTAAATAGGACTGTCAATGGGGTTGGGCCAGtccgagctcggctcgttcggCTCGACAAAAAGCCTATGAGGCGGACCTTTTAGTGAGTCGATCTGAATTTGAGCCTAAAAATTAGGCTCGAATTAAATATGAGCCGAGTTTGGGTCTCATTAGGTTCAAATCCGATATAGATCCGACCctttaattacctatatatataatatttatattttgatattatgtataattatatatccaaatatattattactaaatactaaatatcTATAAATTACAACatacaaaaatacatctaaaaactctTCCATGAGttttcttgagagccaatattagtaatgcataactaaatctctaatttttcttattggttgagtaaatttttgtgttggcataatattggttgatttCTTTTTGATCTAGAACACAAAtcatataaaaaaaagtttcaacttttaagATGTATTGGCTTATGATCACATGTTTCATTACTATTTTTGATGCATTTTGAatgaattaaatataaatattgttgaaatttttttggtttatataatttttaagaactattatttattcatgtttagttttaatattatagtcttgttaatgttaaattagttttacaacttaatagttatagtaattatattaagaaaattaagaagTAATAAGTGAGTTTGGGCTAAACCCAAATAAGGCTCACAATCCGAATAATATGTGAGTTAAGTATGAGTTTCACATTTATTAACCCGAATCTCGTAGCTCAAAACTCGAAAAtgttataaattaaattatttgaGTTTAAACTTATGCTGGCCCGACTCACTAGGCCCAATTGACAGGCCTAGTTTTAAACATTACGGTAGTAATATATTGAGAGTTTTGTATTGAGTGGTAAGGTGAAATTTgtaccaatttaattttctAGCATGTTGAGGTTTTAATCgtgatttctagtcttagtgagAGCTAGATGGACGTAATCTAAAATACACTTAAAACATTTTTATATAAAATGAAAGATTTATTTTATTAGGTAATCTAAGGAAACATGATAAGCATACAAAAAATTTAAGGTTGGCCCAATATTACAATCTTAAAATCACAATCAATCCCCTAAATTATAACAATTTTgctaacaaaaataaaattaaataacatcGATCCATTACTTATTTATACAATTGTAAAGCACCAAATAgacaaaatccaaagaaaaaaatttacttgTAGTTTGAAAACATCTTAAATaaacttttattatttgttgTACTTTAAAAAAGCATGTTGCTTATGGTTGAAGCTACTCTATTTTAACCTATCGAATTTATACCTTCATCTTTTTGCATCCTGTCTTTAGTTTTAACTTTTGATTAatatatttactattttgtaaaataataggGCAACAAAAGGacaattaataatttattttcttttctgtaAAATgagtattttaattatttttaaattggaCTGAAAATATTACAAAATTTTAAAGATAGGAAACACGAGTGATTAGACTTGTCAATTGGATTGGGTTGGCTCAAACACAACCCGATCAACTTTAAATGTAATGGGTTCAGTCTTATGTAATGTAAGTTGAGCAAAGTATTGGGGCAAAATAATTTGCCCGATTTAAATGCGGTTTGCTCTGAACTCAGCCTACTTAATTCTCCCGATGTCAAAACTACAACTGAAGCCTTTTGCTCAAGTTGaattgggaaaaaaagaaaaaaaaatgttgagcAGGATACAAAAAGCATAAACTTTGAACTATCATTCATTCCTCATCACTACTAAATAGAGAAGAGTCTTTCTGAATTTTAGAGGGATTTAATTGAATTTTGAAACCCCCGAATATTTCAAAGTGGGTTAACAAAATCGAtggtcaattttttatttttttttcccgtcAGAGGAAATGATCGGTGAAGTAGTGTTAATGCCAATGTGCTACTGCTCTTCTGAAATCTGAATCAGAGTTATCAATATACTTACCTCATAATATGCCATTGTTTATACCTTTGTAGAGTCACAAAGTGGAATTCGATTTTCTACATAGGCTTTTAATTGCTTAAGAGTCCAGAATTTTTTAACCCACAGGCCCAATTACAACACCTAACGATCCCCCACGAGCCCATCAAAGGCCTTTAGGGTTTTGTCTTTTAACCCTCATATATAAAAGCCGGTCCTTAACCCCAGCACAGCCCTTCTCGTAAGAGAAACCCTAGAGCGCTCTATTAGCTCTCCTCATTTCCAGATCGTCGAGCTGAAAACCACCGCATTGGCGCGGCCGGGCAACAGAAGCAGCAATGGTGCACGTCTCTTTTTACCGCAACTGTAAGCCTCGCTgctttctctctctcacacagcCACACACTGAAATTCAAAAATCGTGTTAtatgttgtgtgtgtgtgtgtgtgtttttttttccttttaatttatGTGATCGTTGTCTTTCTTGAGTTTAATTATGTACTATATGTTTTGTTTGTGATATTGTTTTGGTGATTTATCTTGGCACGGTTATAGACTTCGAGTATATTGAAAATCATTGCACAAAAATCTTTTCCTGAAAACTGGTTGAGAAATAATGGAAAGCGTCGTGAAATTCCGAAATCTTCCAcgtgttttcttttcttttcttttttgggatttttgtcTCCGTAATGGCTCCCTCATTGTATGGCTCTGGATTATTTGGATTTACTGGTGATTTATGAAACTATGTTGAGAACTTCATTTTGTTGCTTATTCACGCTTAAAGGAGGAGGGGTATGGGAAATCAGAAACCCCAACAGGGAAGGCCCTTAATATGCCTCTGCTTTGCTGCCTTAAgggagcatttttttttctgggttttagcggagctttttttttcttcacgtGTTATACTTGGTTCTGTTTCTGTATTGTTTGAATTGACTCAAACCTTGAGATGTTGTAATGTGTGGCGGGTGAAACTGTTGACCTATTCATGAGTGTCTTTTTTAATTGCATTTCTGAGCTTTGTGGAGTTTTGAGAAATATTAAGTAATTTCAAGTGGAATAGTTAGAAATTGGGTGAAACAGATTAGTTTTGTCTACTTGAACTAACATGTTACTGCTTAGTTGTTATGAACTTCTTCCTTACAAATATATGATAAAATTGCTTTCTCTGGGTGGGTAGGATTCTAAAAAACAGTGAAATAGTTGTAACTCAGGTGATTTGGTTTGATGTGTTGCTAAGAATTCGCATGTTCTAAGACCGTGCAAGTTGTGTGTCCTAGATGGAAAGACATTTAAGAAGCCTCGTCGTCCCTATGAGAAGGAGCGGCTGGATGCTGAGTTGAGGCTTGTTGGAGAGTATGGGCTTAGATGCAAGAGGGAGCTTTGGAGGGTTCAGTATGCTTTGAGTCGCATCAGAAATGCAGCAAGAAATCTTTTGACTCTGGATGAGAAAGACCCACGTCGTGTCTTTGAGGGCGAAGCCCTTCTGAGGAGGATGAACAGGTATGGGCTGCTGGATGAGAGCCAGAATAAGCTCGATTATGTCTTGGCTCTTACTGTTGAGAACTTCCTTGAGCGCCGTCTTCAAACACTTGTGTTTAAGACTGGTATGGCAAAGTCAATCCACCATGCCAGAGTACTCATTAGGCAGAGGCATATCAGGTATGCCTCATACTTTTACATTTGTCAGTAATTTGTTAGTGCTGTTACTTTTTGTTAACATTTCTTGTTTGTATCTACCTGTTCAATGCAGCATTAAATTCAATGTAACTCTGCTTACGCttattcaatgaattttttttttattactacACATTAGAAAAGATGCTACCTCATAGTTCTTTTAGTCTGTGGCTCATACAACAAATGAAACTTGATTAATTATTAGAGTGTTGAGGAGAAGTGCATAGATCTTTTGGCCTATGTATCCTGACACTGGTTTTGTTGCCTGAAAATTGGTACTTGTACACTCCACTCCTTCCCCAAATAGTTCCACCTGCACAGTTTGGAAGTTATTATATTGACGTAAAGATTACTGATGATTACTTTTGTTGTAGGTCTGGGTGACTGTGTTGTtagctttttgtttctttttcttagaGGGGATAGTTGCTGGCATATTCTTGCAGCAACAGCAAGGGCAACGTTGAGGTTTATGGCCTGATGACATCAAACTTTATGTAAAAATAGTACATATGTCAATATTGGAGTCTAAATTGTCAAGGGTATTGGTCTTTTGGCTACATTCTTACCTGTAGCCTTACTTTCTAGTTGACGCAATTTTTAGCTTTTATTTTACATGTAGACCAAAGCTTGTCTTCTTCGTGCTTAAAATCACTTTTTACCCCCGAAGAAATCTGTCGCTAGGATTCTTTTATAACAGGAATTTGTGGAGTTGTTCTTCCTGGTTTTCTGTTGCTTATAACTGAGCTAAGTTGATCTTAAGCTTGCCCATTTTGCTGCATCACATAAATGATGTTGCTTTTGTACCTCAACATGCATGGTGTTCCTGGTGTATTATTTTGCTGATTTGAATTGTCTATGTTGAGTGCAG from the Coffea arabica cultivar ET-39 chromosome 11e, Coffea Arabica ET-39 HiFi, whole genome shotgun sequence genome contains:
- the LOC113717211 gene encoding protein GAMETE CELL DEFECTIVE 1, mitochondrial, which produces MFKKSKMTPIRRLCFLLKNPPLNPTTTTTVFRHFSTSKTGDDEWNDAWETAWLPDDLAGKTRAPWETDVNFSLSSAETVPSQNPNNSHLDMDSETKAFVEDMNENWDQRKGKPRSSSTNGDKNDGVVKKEGIGAGAAGASSELYRLENIKRDYRLKKQRVHAGLWAKEIEKMEEARLGDSISGAGDDIEKLLDSCSEIFDSPGDDLNNTKIPSTEFKNKPDGWETTSRAQDGNIWQMTQREEDILLQEFERRIAFNKFQIASFIKTHIFSRRRPIDGWKYMIEVIGPNAKRGKGSVSRLPSVSDPATQPFKEEKAPITSTPLSYKGR
- the LOC113716707 gene encoding small ribosomal subunit protein uS4y, encoding MVHVSFYRNYGKTFKKPRRPYEKERLDAELRLVGEYGLRCKRELWRVQYALSRIRNAARNLLTLDEKDPRRVFEGEALLRRMNRYGLLDESQNKLDYVLALTVENFLERRLQTLVFKTGMAKSIHHARVLIRQRHIRVGRQVVNVPSFMVRVDSQKHIDFSLTSPFGGGRAGRVKRKNQKAAAKKAAGGDGDEEDEE